In Jejubacter calystegiae, the following are encoded in one genomic region:
- a CDS encoding glycosyltransferase: MKTTIFVLMCISMLIYILLCLRRKPSEQLASVDAIVPAFNEGPCLESSLNNLLGNHYINQVICVDDGSTDETPQVLEQLQKKWGERLIVIHQSNTGKGGALMKGIKRSSAQYVFLTDADTRVPQDNGLGYMLAEIENGADAVGGIPSSDLRYGKFLPHIRATVKMPMIIMKRTLQQFLGGAPFIISGACGMFRREILLRHGFSDRTRVEDLDLTWTLIANGFRIRQCNRCIVYPQECSTIREEWRRWRRWIVGYAVCMRLHSRLLFSRYGLFSIIPMVLVVIYGVAIYCIMIGALLFSGEYLETLYILFPIVWIGIVCCIGAFSAYWHRSPLLVVLAPLSVFYVLLSYLIWILYGTIGFFTGREPRRDKPTRYKPVVETA; the protein is encoded by the coding sequence GTGAAGACAACAATATTCGTATTAATGTGCATTTCGATGCTTATTTACATATTACTCTGTTTACGCAGAAAGCCAAGCGAACAACTGGCTTCGGTAGATGCTATAGTTCCTGCCTTTAATGAGGGACCTTGCCTGGAAAGCAGTTTAAATAATTTGTTGGGTAACCATTATATCAATCAAGTGATCTGTGTTGATGACGGGTCAACAGATGAGACGCCGCAAGTTCTTGAGCAATTGCAAAAGAAGTGGGGAGAACGTCTTATCGTTATTCATCAAAGCAATACAGGCAAAGGCGGCGCTCTGATGAAGGGAATTAAACGCTCATCGGCGCAGTATGTTTTTCTGACGGATGCCGATACCCGCGTTCCACAGGATAATGGGTTGGGCTATATGCTGGCAGAAATAGAGAATGGCGCCGATGCTGTTGGGGGGATTCCATCGTCCGATCTACGCTACGGTAAGTTCCTGCCGCATATTCGGGCGACGGTAAAAATGCCGATGATTATTATGAAAAGAACCCTCCAGCAGTTCCTGGGAGGTGCTCCCTTTATTATAAGCGGTGCCTGCGGTATGTTTCGCAGGGAAATATTACTCAGGCATGGTTTTTCAGATCGAACCCGCGTGGAGGATCTGGATCTCACCTGGACGCTGATTGCGAACGGATTCCGCATTCGGCAGTGCAACCGCTGTATTGTCTACCCACAGGAATGCAGCACGATCCGCGAAGAATGGCGACGCTGGCGCAGATGGATTGTCGGTTATGCTGTCTGCATGCGTCTGCACAGCCGACTGTTATTCAGCCGGTATGGGTTGTTCAGTATTATTCCTATGGTACTGGTCGTTATATACGGTGTGGCGATTTATTGTATCATGATCGGCGCACTACTTTTCTCTGGAGAATATCTGGAGACGCTATATATATTATTCCCGATAGTCTGGATCGGTATTGTCTGCTGCATTGGTGCATTCAGCGCATACTGGCATCGATCTCCGCTATTAGTTGTTTTAGCACCGCTATCAGTATTCTATGTTCTACTCTCTTATTTGATATGGATATTATATGGAACGATTGGCTTTTTTACCGGCAGAGAACCCAGGCGAGATAAACCGACCCGATATAAACCAGTGGTGGAAACGGCTTGA
- a CDS encoding PIG-L deacetylase family protein yields MSGKNVLFIGAHPDDIELGCGATMIKEIDNGNRVVSVVLSRGMSGGEETRMVETCSALSLLGCRRIFCLDFDDTRLDFFLDKIILAIENIIVKDITPSGELHRVYTMQKDDRHQDHRAVYYASIVACRGAHDIFCYEVPSSLEYAVPQVYSIINESCLERKIMALQLHTSQSHRPYMQPEQIRVMAQFRGRMAGNYQYAEAFFIHKMVLQA; encoded by the coding sequence ATGTCAGGAAAAAATGTTTTATTTATTGGTGCCCATCCGGATGATATCGAGTTGGGGTGTGGGGCGACTATGATAAAAGAGATCGATAACGGAAATAGGGTGGTTTCAGTTGTATTATCTCGGGGGATGTCTGGCGGCGAAGAGACCAGGATGGTAGAAACCTGTTCAGCGCTAAGCCTATTAGGATGTCGCCGTATTTTCTGTCTTGATTTTGACGATACCCGACTTGATTTTTTTCTGGATAAAATAATACTGGCTATTGAAAACATTATCGTTAAAGATATTACCCCCTCTGGAGAATTACACCGTGTTTACACCATGCAGAAGGATGATCGTCATCAAGATCACCGGGCTGTATATTATGCTTCGATCGTGGCATGTCGTGGGGCGCATGATATTTTTTGTTATGAAGTGCCAAGCTCTCTGGAGTATGCCGTGCCTCAGGTTTATTCAATAATCAATGAAAGTTGCCTTGAAAGAAAAATTATGGCGCTTCAGTTGCATACCAGTCAAAGCCATCGTCCCTATATGCAACCAGAACAAATTAGAGTTATGGCTCAGTTTCGTGGGCGAATGGCCGGAAATTATCAGTATGCTGAAGCTTTTTTTATTCATAAAATGGTGTTGCAGGCGTGA